The Tamandua tetradactyla isolate mTamTet1 chromosome 6, mTamTet1.pri, whole genome shotgun sequence genome contains the following window.
GTTGGGGGCCTGAAAGGAATGTGCCTGGAGACTGTTTACTGGTCTGGCCAATCAAGGCTTGGCAAACCCAAGTGAAGCTGACAAGAAAAGGGTTTAAAAAACCTCAGTACAAAAGACTCTCGAACACATTTGGAACCAGGTTATTTGTTCTTAGAAACACGGTACTAAGTGTCACAAAGCTTTCCCTCAAATCTACTACTAAAAACACTCATGCCATGGCCACCAGACCCAGTGGAGTCAGGACAGAGACAGAGAACCCTGTTCTTtaaaaaggggaggggggaaaaaagacagCGGTACATAAAGtgcttcttttttaatgaaacaaatcCAAAAGATGTACAGTCAGGCTCAAGTTGTGCAGTTCACAAGCatggagaaaacaaacaaacaaataaaacaacaaagtTCAGGGCAGTCGGAGTTAGCCCAGGACTAGGCTGGACTTGCCACCAGGGGGGTTTCTCCTGGATGGTGCGGGTGCCGGGGCCACCGGGCTGGGCACGGGCGCGGCAGGCACAGGCTTCTCGTCGATCTGTCCCAGGCTGGCTTGTAAGTCTGTGTCCACAGTTTCTAGAACAGAAAGTGAAATTGGAGCTAACAACTATTTCCTATTAAAAGTCTAATGAGAATGGTTCGAAATATACCTAGATGTAGAGAGAAGACAGCAACAACCACCGACCCCAGTGCTTACCACCCACAACTCCCCTGTGACGGTTCTGGCCTGTAGGGTCCCAGGCCCTTTTCTGGGCATGTTCTTTCCTATACACAGATATATGAGGACTAGTCTTTCAGGTCAAACATTACAGATGACGCTACAGCTCTCTGACCCCCAatacctcccctcccctcccttatCCCCAGAGGGGCCGCTTCTGGGTGTGTGCAACTTTCTAGAAAATATTTAGCATATATTTTTATGGAACCATATATAACAGGTGTTAGTATTTGGTTGTATCaaacataaatggaaaaacttctgtttttttaatctttctgaaaTTCCCCCTAATTACTATGACACATGATCATAAGTCATCTTGTTTAATTGCTTTATAGTATTTTATCATATCATATCTAGTACATTTGTCTACTGACagcaaaaaaatggaagcaacccaactgttaCAAAGATATAATATGTACATGCCAGCCCGTGCATACAAACAAAGGGACATGCATAAAGGCTGCCATCTTCAATGTGAATGGACACTGCAGCCCCCGCCCCCCCAGAAGGCTGTGTCAGTCACAGCCCCACAGCTGCTGCATGTCCCTTCCTTCCACCTCGGCCACCACCTAATAAGTGCCTCACTTTAATCTGTGCCAAACTGGATGAGTGAAAAATGTTACATTTCATCCCTGTTTCACGACTACCATGTGAAGTtgacctctttttttctttgactacATAACAGTCATATGTTCCAGCATCCTTTATTAAACAGTCCACCCTTCTCCTATGTATTTGTAAGAACATCTCCATTTACCAGGTCACTTATATTTACATTACCTGGGCACTTTCCACTCTTAAAACCCTAAGAATTAGTGCGTGGTTATCAGTATCTTGGCTATTACTTGGTTGATACATTCACTCTGTCTTACAAAATTCCCAACAACATATATTCTTAAACTGTCTCTTATTAACAGGTACTTTTCAAACCTAGAAGTCATTGAATCAAAGTCAAAAGtgattacaaaaaataaattcaaaccgtaacctgtaccaaactttataatttgttctataactactcgttaaaatgtacttggaaattaaaaaaaaaaaaaagcacttggaaatttattgttttgtatatattttatactttacaataaaaaaaataaaaggcattttctGTGAAAGGGAATCGTTACTAAGAGTGTAATAGTTTAAGGCTATATTAAActtatttctggaaaaaattttaaatggcagATCTCATTTCAGTGTTAAACATCAAATTAAATTCAGTTGCATATTCTAAGTTTGCAGATATTTGTAAAAGATACTCCACAGCAGCTCCTGTTCAACAGATTTGCCTGAAAGTTAAGTGCATATGATAACAACTTTCCTGTATTATTAGATCCATCACCATCAGTCTTTTTCACAAACATTTAAGGCATGGAAATTTCACAAAGTATACCATTTCTTCTCTCCTTGGCCAAGCCTGAGACTTATAATACGTTTTGCTGCTGAAATTCCAAGCCAGCAAGGTTCTAGCCAATAGAACTTCCTGCCATGCAAATGTCCTGCCTGTGTGGTCCAATAGTAGCCATGTGGCTAATGAACACCTGAAATATGGCTGGAGCAACAGAATTTTtactttgatttcattttaatttatttaagtttAAATAGCTAAATGTAGTTTGTGGCTACCATAATGAATGGCACAGTCTTAAGAGAATATATATTCCTTTGTTATACTAAATTACTACCAAATTTAAGCTTTGCTTTTCATTACTCTgaacaaatataattaaaaagaaaaaaaattaagtaaacagattcaatatatttttccttgtgattatTTTTAATGGCTAATCCGTGATATTTAAATACACCCAGAAACTGTAGGATGCTATTAATTTATGTTATAAAACTCAAGTTCTAATTTCAAAAAAATGTACAAGCCCTTCAAAGACTCAGTGTTAATCCACTTGTCCCAAGTTTTTATTTAGCCATCTGAAACAACTAAGGAGAAAggtctttaaattaaaaaatcatactcTTAAATCAGAAACATAACAAAATCTCAAAGATATGCCACTGTACTTTAACATTTCATCTTATGAATTTTAGGAACATTCTATAGAAGTAACTTATAATGAACATAATATCCCACATTCTCCAACTACAAGGAAAGATCTAATAGCTTTCCAAAAGGACAGCTCTCCCGGTTAAGATCTGAAGCTTAGCGAGAAAAGGTCATCCATTAGTTTCCTGTTGTTATACAAAAGACAAAGTCATATGTATCAACATGAAGTATTTAAGTTCTACAGCAAGAGTCCCTTAAATAACTTAGGAAAATATGTTCAATTTActgcaaataacaacaaaaacacaacaacacacacacacacaaacaacccGCGTTAAAAAAATCCAAGATAAAAAGAATACAGACCATAATTCAGTCTAAGCCAACTTATCAATTCAAGCGTTTCAATACTGCTGGTCTGATATGGACTTATACTTTAAAAGATCCAACTAAATTCTCCATTGTTGGGATCAAGCAGTTAATGAATACAAAATTATCTTACAATtctacaatggaattttatttccataaaacaCTATTTAGATGAATCAAGCTTAATTTTCCCTccagctttttatttgttttacattatTAATGGAACAATTTAATTTTTCACAAATAGATAATATACCCAAAAATCTTAtatttctgagaaagaaaaaaaaaaaggaaacacatcacacacatacacataagcagatatggagactaaacaagCAGCAGGCAGGCCCCAACTTAATTCTTGTTTGACCAGACAGAACACTGCCAGAGGAGATGAAGATTTGGTTGTTCTGGTCTGTAAACAGGTGGGTAAGTACAGGAAATAAGAGTGTTTAGCTTTTATAGCAATTTGACAGAGAAGGGCTTGCTTTTATctgtttaataatttaaaaatagggcTTTAAACAAAAATGCTCCTATATCATATActcctgagttttcttttttcttttgtacatcAATAAGGTAATTGATCCAATGCCTATAtctgaatagaaaaaaatggctCATTATAAGGCTCaaggaatcaaaggaaaagaaaatgtaacaaaCAGACCATCTATCTAAACTGCCTAAGGCCAGAACACAGACTACCTGGCTTCATCTCCCTTTTTCTTAAAGATTTCCCAAGATGGCAATTCCAAAGTCTTCCCTGTACTCAAATTACTCAAAAGATCAAGGTAAGCGTTTCCTTATATCCAAACAAAACCTGTTTTATTTAAAACTGATCTGAGTAACCTGCTCTGAAGTAGACTTTATAGCAAAATTGGAATTGACCTTTACTCCACCAGACAGATCTTGAATTAATATACCCCTTGCCATTTGGTGACAAATGGGCTAAAAGTAGGTACAGTCAAGAATATTCAAGAAGGTGACAAAATTCTTGacgagaaaaaataaaataaaggaagggCTTTTACAGTTCACTGCGTGCTGTTCACCTGGACAACCTACAGCAAACTGAGCTGGGGTGGAGGCTGGAAGAGGATTAAGTATTTGGCAGGACTAATCATACGTTTCTCAAAACCTCATCAGAGCTCCCATGAGTGGCTCATCTGGGGTAAATACAAGCCACCTCATActttgcaactaaaaaaataaaactgtcttagTCATATTCTACAGAATTAACCGAACCAGCCTCATAAGAGcctttagaataagaaaattctaaATGAGGATGAACCTGAAACTGGCATGGTTCTTccaagatataatttgtaaataaatgcTGGTAAGAAGCTTTATTATATATGTCAAATCAAGATtaacataaaaagatataaacCTGATAGTACAATACAGAAAACCTGATATCTgctgatatttatttaataaaatatcatcTCTCAGAGAACTCTCCCCACCCAAAAGAAAGCTGGGCTGAGAGATTCAGGTGGCTGGCTGACGGCAACACGTTCTGTGACAGCTCACAGGCAGTAATGAGGACAGATTATTTACAAGTAGCCGTCCGTGTAAATGCCTATTTTTATATGTGATAAGCATCTACAATCAGATTCCTCATTCCTTCTAACACAGAGGTTAGGCAAAGCTCCCTTTGTAATGAAGGAGTGACTATGATTCAGGACTCCTTTAAGgtgcatttctttcttcctcagcaGGTGCTGGTTCTTCAGCAACAGCTGGGCAGGCACAATCACACGCCCTCTCCAGGCTCCCCAAACTTCTGTAATTCTACCTCCCCTGGCCGGAATTAGGGAATAAAGATTAGCTGGTTCTTGCCAAGTAAGGTCTGACCCtggaagtatttcaaaatttgagAAGCAGCAGTATCAAAAAGCCGACAGATTTCCCTCAACAACAGTCCTCTCAAAGAGAGCAAACGATGCAAATAGTAACTAGTCCACCTCACTGCAGGGAAAAAGGACGTGGTCCTTTGGAGGAGGCAAGCAGGCAGTGCTCACCGCGGCTCAGGATTCTCCTTCCCCAGGGCCTCATCAGGACACAGTCCGAGGCAGGAGAGGAGCGGGGCTCTGCCCTGGGTCTGCCTCACTGCAAGGCTGCAGTATGGGCCTGGGAGGAAGAAGCGGCTTCTCCCTCCTGGGCCAGGGCCTTCCGCTGTGCGCAGCAGCAGTTCTCAGGCACTTGCTAAAGAAGTGCCAATAAATActtcaaagatttaaaataacCAAGTAAATTACTATAACTCATTTCTACCTGTAATTGGCAATATGGGTGCTGGCAATTTCCATCTTCCCCTACATTATTATTTACAAGGTCCCCAGGTAACCAATGTCTTACTGAATAAGCGTCTCTGTATACAAATAAACTTTATATATTAAATGCTGTGAGCTGAGCTTGAAATGCCAGAACCTCTTACTAAAAAGTCCATTAAAGGTAACAAATTTGACCTAATGCACATACACTGCTAAAAGGTTCCCCAGTCTTTTTTCTTGAACTGTGACGAAAGGGACTGAAATTCATTACCATTTCCTTCTCCATACTTAACCTCACGGCTGGCAGATATGAGACATGGCTGTGTTTACTAACtttctagtttcatttttcattcctcTCTGCCCCAGAACATGTCATCCTTCAGGACAAGGGCAGATTTCACTTCCCAGACTCTTTCCCAAAGGCAGAATTTGAATAAAGATTCAGATCTGTCCAAAAACCATTTATAGAGCAAAAAATTCATCTTCAAAAGTACTCACCATGCATATCACTTTCtccctggaaaagaaaaaaaatatgttaatttttttcacacTTTAATTTTGCAATGTGCAAATAAAACAGACACCATTCATAGCAGTTAGCATCTATTTGAAACGAaatatgaaatttcattttaatgcgATCAAGTTCAGGGTCAGGCTGTATAAGCATACAAGCCTTTTTTTGACTTGAGACCGCATACTATAAAAAATTCTGCATGACAAATTGCCCCATTGCCAGTAACACACACCTAAAACACCAAAAACCCTGAACATTTACTCTGATGACCTAATACCAATGAGTATTTCAGAGGATCTTTTATCAGAATGGGAGACTGGTAAAACGTCTTTCCATTGCTCTTTCTTCTCATCTAGCGCTGAAGGGCCCATATCAGCCCCAAAGCCCCTTCTTCCCTGCCCCACGCAGACTGTAGCTTGCTCAGAGAGCTCTGAGGCCCCAGTCAGGACTTTGCCCCAGGCTTGAGTCTTTCCAGACTCACACCTGGGGGGCTCTGAGGCTCATCTGCAGACTCAGCCACAGTAAAGCCAGGCCTGCATCATCTCCCAGGTGCGAACAATTACAACTGTAATAGTCCTTGAACTTAGAGATGCTACCAGACATGAGATACCTAGGAAATGAGTGTGATCCAAAGTTccaaaaactcaataataaagGGTCAAAGACACATCTGAACAGATTAAGACCACGCTAACTCACTTTTCTGGCTTTACTCTATTCTTCAATCTTCCATTATAAGTGTGGTCCAGTCTCTTCCCTAATTACCTCTCAGTAAAAGCCCAATGGCAGAATTGAAACTCTCAGTAAAAAAGGGGGAACTGTAACTTCTAAAACATAATAATctcaaaggctttttttttttcttatgttatgTCACACTTACCTTCAGATCTAAGAAGTCTCCAGAGCTTGCTTCAGTAGAATTCCTTCTCTGGGGTCCAGATGACTCGCTATCTTCCCTACC
Protein-coding sequences here:
- the JPT1 gene encoding jupiter microtubule associated homolog 1 isoform X1 — encoded protein: MTTTTTFKGVDPNSRNSSRVLRPPGGGSNFSLGFDEPTEQPVRRNKMASSIFGTPEENPPSWAKSTDAKSSGGREDSESSGPQRRNSTEASSGDFLDLKGESDMHETVDTDLQASLGQIDEKPVPAAPVPSPVAPAPAPSRRNPPGGKSSLVLG
- the JPT1 gene encoding jupiter microtubule associated homolog 1 isoform X2, giving the protein MASSIFGTPEENPPSWAKSTDAKSSGGREDSESSGPQRRNSTEASSGDFLDLKGESDMHETVDTDLQASLGQIDEKPVPAAPVPSPVAPAPAPSRRNPPGGKSSLVLG
- the JPT1 gene encoding jupiter microtubule associated homolog 1 isoform X3 yields the protein MPASLPFIPPPERGLGRGWGPLGPAAGVLRPPGGGSNFSLGFDEPTEQPVRRNKMASSIFGTPEENPPSWAKSTDAKSSGGREDSESSGPQRRNSTEASSGDFLDLKGESDMHETVDTDLQASLGQIDEKPVPAAPVPSPVAPAPAPSRRNPPGGKSSLVLG
- the JPT1 gene encoding jupiter microtubule associated homolog 1 isoform X4 encodes the protein MSHQNKHWRVLRPPGGGSNFSLGFDEPTEQPVRRNKMASSIFGTPEENPPSWAKSTDAKSSGGREDSESSGPQRRNSTEASSGDFLDLKGESDMHETVDTDLQASLGQIDEKPVPAAPVPSPVAPAPAPSRRNPPGGKSSLVLG